A genomic stretch from Terriglobales bacterium includes:
- a CDS encoding AlkA N-terminal domain-containing protein: protein MDLDWRVCSQARVSRDVRFDGKFFIAVLSSRIYCRPICPARSAKEKNVRYFPSAAAAAEAGFRPCLRCRPECSPGTPAWLGTSNTVSRALRLIDESALEDGGVEVLAERLGIGSRHLRRLFLQHLGATPSAVAQTRRLHFAKKLIDETRLPMSHVAVASGFGSVRRFNAAIRKTYRRTPTQIRGLVRQTAIQPENQYLFRLRFRPPYHWTGMLAFLGPRATPGVEVVEGGSYRRSISLNGHHGYFEVSLEESDNALAVRIQFGDPRLLFLIIERIRGMFDLTADWPAIAAKLRIDPVLLARVEADPGLRVPGCWNGFELATRAILGQQITVKGATALAGLLVKTFGRQFSAAKGLTHLFPPPEVLADAKVDSIGMPKARAETIRALARAVCDRRISFEGIVEVNNFLARLCEIPGIGKWTAQYVAMRALREPDAFPFGDLGLMHAVSAQTPRELEERAECWRPWRAYAAMYLWQGHTPNRNEVNGKARSNSVGSAKDPLPLAAQRSRHDCLEGLRSDKNREPLTQP, encoded by the coding sequence ATGGATCTGGATTGGCGGGTGTGTTCGCAGGCGCGGGTCTCGCGCGATGTGCGCTTTGACGGCAAATTCTTTATCGCTGTGCTCAGCAGCCGCATCTACTGCCGCCCGATTTGCCCCGCGCGTTCCGCCAAAGAGAAAAATGTCCGTTACTTTCCCAGTGCGGCAGCAGCCGCTGAAGCAGGGTTCCGTCCTTGTCTGCGTTGCCGTCCTGAGTGTTCCCCTGGAACTCCGGCCTGGTTAGGAACTTCAAACACAGTTTCGCGGGCTTTGCGGTTGATTGACGAAAGTGCGCTTGAAGACGGCGGAGTGGAAGTCCTTGCCGAGCGTCTGGGAATTGGCTCGCGCCATCTTCGCCGCCTGTTCCTTCAGCATCTGGGAGCGACGCCCAGTGCCGTGGCCCAGACACGCCGTCTGCATTTCGCGAAGAAGCTTATTGATGAAACCAGGCTGCCCATGAGTCATGTTGCCGTTGCCTCCGGATTCGGTTCCGTGCGACGGTTCAACGCTGCCATCCGCAAGACCTATCGGCGAACCCCAACACAAATTCGCGGCCTGGTGCGGCAGACGGCGATCCAACCGGAAAATCAATATCTCTTTCGCCTTCGTTTTCGTCCGCCCTACCACTGGACCGGCATGCTGGCGTTCCTCGGGCCGCGTGCCACTCCCGGAGTCGAAGTGGTGGAAGGCGGCAGTTATCGCCGTTCGATTTCCCTGAACGGGCACCACGGCTATTTTGAGGTTTCGCTCGAAGAAAGCGATAACGCACTCGCAGTGCGTATTCAGTTTGGCGATCCACGCCTGCTCTTTCTGATTATCGAGCGCATACGAGGCATGTTTGATCTCACGGCAGACTGGCCGGCCATCGCGGCAAAATTAAGAATCGATCCGGTATTGCTTGCGCGAGTTGAAGCTGATCCCGGCCTTCGCGTCCCGGGCTGCTGGAATGGATTCGAGCTCGCGACGCGGGCCATTCTCGGGCAGCAGATCACGGTCAAAGGTGCTACAGCGCTTGCCGGGCTGCTGGTGAAGACTTTTGGCCGGCAGTTCTCTGCGGCCAAAGGTCTCACGCATCTGTTTCCTCCGCCGGAAGTCCTCGCCGATGCCAAGGTTGATAGCATCGGGATGCCCAAAGCGCGGGCCGAGACCATTCGCGCCCTCGCCCGCGCCGTTTGCGACAGGCGCATCAGCTTTGAGGGGATTGTTGAGGTCAACAACTTTCTCGCTCGCCTGTGTGAGATTCCGGGCATCGGCAAATGGACGGCGCAATACGTAGCGATGCGAGCCCTGCGCGAACCCGACGCCTTTCCATTCGGCGATTTGGGGCTGATGCATGCCGTTTCAGCGCAGACGCCCCGCGAGCTTGAAGAAAGGGCGGAGTGTTGGCGCCCGTGGCGGGCCTACGCTGCCATGTATCTCTGGCAAGGACACACGCCAAACCGGAACGAAGTAAATGGTAAAGCGCGCTCAAATTCCGTCGGAAGCGCCAAAGATCCTCTGCCACTTGCCGCTCAGCGCTCGCGCCACGATTGCCTTGAAGGTCTGAGGAGCGATAAGAACAGGGAACCACTTACTCAACCCTGA
- a CDS encoding carboxypeptidase regulatory-like domain-containing protein, with translation MFKRLAAQIAILISFLFLAVTVSLAQGGGNQGTIEGTVTDQSGAVVPGVEITATLTTTGAAFKATSGNDGFFVFPILPVGIYDLTTKKDGFSSITEDGVELTIGAKLNLKLVLKVSGTQQTVNVDEGVPVVETTRTQVSSTVNDRAVANLPANGRNFIDFVLLTPGVNRDVRGGDLSFAGQRGTLNSLTVDGTDNNNSFFGQTLGRTGSGRAPYQFSQDAVQEFQVNTNGYSAEFGRAGGAVINVVTKSGTNKFHGTAFEFFRDRGMNANDPIYNLQLASAIAGGKPAPLRPSYHFHQFGGNIGGPIIKNRAFFFFDYDGQRNNTGNAILLTLPTPTNANQTAAVNYLAARSNNYIRTFNQDVYLGKVDLAINNSNQLSGRYNAQRFKGQGLENSGTTSAFEHTGASNVSSDTFNLQETATLTPNLLNVAKFSYQRDSEPGLANSINPEANVRNLGQTLLFVGRNSFSPRETTIHRQQYADTISWVHGHHSLKFGGDILRDKILNFFPGNFSGSYTFASLDDFGKSLLGLPVTAAGNSFTEAYPGTGTTGAKTHPNLWQYAAFAQDDWRVLPNLTINLGVRYDVEQAAQPLVQNPTALAQGLDTKKIPNSHNGVAPRFGFAWQPFSDSQFVIRGGYGIFYGTTPSIMYGTADSNNGINVQTLTFNASVANPLPASYPNVTCGAPMANAGCPVPTGAALPAPTIYVFNRNYQQPYVQQYNFGTEYQVGNSVSVSIGYLGVHGVHVQRTRDINESPVEVVKSLPVAGTGQVLSYNQLQTGLPGFPRPFTGFGRIFEFESNANSSYNGLIAQVNKRLSHNFQLSGSYTWSHVIDDSPDATAVVPGTDDAKLIYDPNNPRLDRANGNDDVRHRFVLSGVWDLNYAGGIQNPVLRGLAEGWQLAGIFNAQSGQPYTALVNSDLNNDGNNRNERAPSFARNTFNLPAIVTLDPRITRTVRITESAKLQFIGEAFNIFNHSNITGVRTTFYSLANNVGGGCDSAAASPCLVPQVFSNPRVGINAFGIPSSAAAGGQGNVGRVLQIAAKFTF, from the coding sequence ATGTTTAAAAGACTCGCCGCACAAATTGCCATTTTGATTTCTTTCTTATTCTTGGCTGTAACCGTGTCCCTTGCACAAGGTGGAGGAAACCAGGGGACCATCGAAGGAACAGTCACCGACCAGTCGGGCGCTGTGGTGCCGGGGGTGGAAATAACCGCCACGCTTACCACCACGGGAGCGGCTTTCAAGGCCACCAGCGGGAATGACGGTTTCTTTGTGTTCCCGATTTTGCCGGTGGGCATTTATGACCTGACGACCAAAAAAGACGGGTTCAGCAGCATCACCGAAGACGGCGTGGAGCTGACCATCGGCGCTAAGTTGAACCTGAAGCTAGTGTTGAAAGTCAGCGGCACGCAACAGACCGTGAACGTGGACGAAGGGGTCCCGGTGGTAGAGACCACGCGCACCCAGGTCAGCTCCACGGTGAATGACCGGGCGGTGGCCAACCTGCCCGCCAACGGGCGCAACTTCATTGATTTTGTGCTGCTCACTCCGGGAGTGAATCGCGACGTGCGCGGCGGCGACCTCAGCTTTGCCGGCCAGCGCGGGACTTTGAATTCGCTTACCGTAGACGGCACCGATAATAACAACTCGTTCTTCGGACAGACGCTGGGGCGCACCGGCTCGGGCCGCGCGCCTTATCAGTTCTCGCAGGATGCGGTGCAGGAGTTCCAGGTCAACACCAACGGCTACTCAGCAGAGTTTGGCCGCGCCGGCGGGGCTGTCATCAATGTTGTTACCAAATCGGGAACCAATAAATTTCATGGCACCGCGTTCGAGTTCTTCCGCGATCGCGGGATGAATGCCAACGATCCTATTTATAACCTGCAGCTCGCCTCCGCCATCGCGGGCGGCAAGCCCGCGCCGCTGCGGCCCAGCTACCACTTCCACCAGTTCGGCGGGAACATCGGCGGACCGATCATCAAGAACCGCGCTTTCTTCTTCTTTGATTACGACGGCCAGCGCAACAACACCGGCAATGCAATTCTTCTCACCTTGCCGACCCCAACCAATGCAAACCAGACGGCGGCGGTGAACTACCTCGCGGCCCGCAGCAACAACTACATCCGCACCTTCAACCAGGATGTCTACCTGGGCAAAGTGGACCTCGCCATCAATAACAGCAACCAGCTCTCGGGCCGCTACAACGCGCAGCGCTTCAAGGGACAGGGCCTGGAGAACAGCGGAACCACCAGCGCCTTCGAGCACACCGGCGCCTCCAACGTAAGCTCAGATACGTTCAACCTTCAGGAGACTGCGACCTTAACACCCAATCTGTTGAACGTCGCCAAGTTCAGCTACCAGCGCGACAGCGAGCCGGGGTTGGCCAACAGCATCAATCCCGAGGCCAACGTGCGTAATCTGGGCCAGACTCTTCTGTTTGTTGGCCGGAACTCGTTCAGTCCGCGCGAGACCACGATTCACCGCCAGCAATACGCCGATACCATCTCCTGGGTGCATGGCCACCACAGCCTCAAGTTCGGTGGAGACATTCTGCGCGACAAGATCCTGAATTTCTTCCCGGGAAATTTCTCGGGCTCGTATACCTTTGCCAGCCTCGATGACTTCGGCAAGAGCCTGCTCGGCCTTCCTGTCACCGCAGCGGGAAACTCCTTCACGGAAGCCTATCCTGGCACAGGAACTACCGGCGCCAAGACGCATCCGAATCTGTGGCAATACGCTGCCTTTGCGCAGGATGACTGGAGAGTGCTCCCGAATTTGACGATCAACCTTGGAGTCAGGTACGACGTGGAACAGGCAGCCCAGCCCCTGGTGCAGAACCCTACGGCCTTGGCGCAGGGACTCGATACCAAAAAGATCCCCAACTCCCACAACGGCGTGGCCCCGCGCTTTGGTTTTGCCTGGCAGCCATTTTCGGATTCGCAATTCGTTATCCGTGGCGGTTACGGCATCTTCTACGGAACCACGCCTTCCATCATGTACGGCACCGCCGATTCCAACAATGGAATCAATGTGCAGACGCTGACATTCAACGCATCGGTAGCCAATCCGCTTCCGGCCTCGTACCCCAACGTCACCTGCGGCGCTCCCATGGCGAACGCCGGATGCCCGGTCCCCACCGGCGCCGCGCTCCCCGCCCCGACAATTTACGTTTTCAATAGGAACTACCAGCAGCCTTACGTGCAGCAATACAACTTTGGCACGGAATATCAGGTCGGCAACAGCGTCTCTGTCTCGATCGGATATTTAGGTGTTCACGGCGTTCATGTGCAGCGCACCCGCGATATCAACGAATCGCCTGTCGAAGTTGTCAAGAGTCTTCCCGTTGCGGGAACCGGACAGGTGCTCTCGTATAACCAGTTGCAGACTGGCCTGCCTGGCTTCCCTCGTCCCTTCACTGGATTCGGCCGCATCTTCGAGTTTGAGAGCAACGCCAACTCGAGTTACAACGGGTTGATCGCTCAGGTGAACAAACGGCTCTCGCACAACTTCCAGTTGTCGGGATCGTATACCTGGAGCCACGTGATTGATGATTCCCCCGATGCCACGGCAGTCGTGCCCGGTACCGATGATGCCAAGCTGATCTACGACCCGAACAACCCCAGGCTTGACCGCGCCAACGGCAACGATGACGTGCGCCATCGCTTCGTTCTCAGCGGTGTGTGGGACTTGAACTATGCCGGCGGCATCCAGAACCCTGTACTCAGGGGGCTGGCGGAAGGCTGGCAGCTTGCCGGAATCTTCAACGCCCAGAGCGGCCAACCCTACACCGCGCTGGTTAATTCCGATCTGAATAACGACGGCAATAACCGCAACGAACGCGCGCCCAGCTTCGCACGCAATACCTTCAACCTGCCGGCCATCGTTACGCTCGATCCGCGCATAACGCGCACCGTTCGTATCACGGAAAGCGCAAAACTGCAGTTCATTGGAGAAGCATTCAACATCTTCAACCATTCGAACATTACCGGGGTGAGAACAACGTTCTATTCTCTCGCCAACAACGTAGGCGGTGGCTGTGATTCTGCAGCCGCTAGTCCCTGCCTGGTTCCGCAGGTATTCAGCAATCCAAGAGTGGGCATCAACGCCTTTGGAATACCTTCATCCGCTGCCGCCGGCGGACAAGGCAACGTTGGCCGCGTGCTCCAGATCGCTGCCAAGTTCACCTTTTAA
- a CDS encoding nuclear transport factor 2 family protein codes for MITKSAICRSEYLRILLSGILALLLVVSGTALKASAAPENSDEATIRKLNDGYIQAFLKSDVGWYREHLADDFICILGDGSPIDKASFLKGTAEGPGVDDFHLEDLHIRIYGDTALVQAVSVYRRKDGTIGKTRYTDVYVKQAGTWKAVSAQLTRVTVPNP; via the coding sequence ATGATCACGAAGTCAGCTATCTGCAGGTCAGAATATCTTCGAATACTTTTATCCGGAATTCTCGCACTGTTGTTGGTGGTAAGCGGAACGGCCCTGAAGGCGAGTGCCGCTCCAGAAAATTCAGACGAAGCAACCATCAGGAAGCTCAACGACGGTTACATCCAGGCATTCTTGAAATCTGATGTGGGTTGGTACCGCGAGCACCTTGCCGATGACTTTATCTGCATTCTCGGGGATGGCAGCCCGATTGATAAAGCATCCTTTCTCAAAGGCACCGCGGAAGGGCCCGGCGTGGATGACTTTCACCTCGAAGACCTTCACATTCGTATCTACGGAGATACGGCGCTGGTGCAGGCGGTCTCCGTCTATCGCCGCAAAGACGGCACAATAGGAAAGACCCGCTACACCGATGTGTACGTGAAGCAAGCAGGAACGTGGAAGGCGGTCTCCGCCCAACTCACGCGAGTGACTGTGCCCAATCCGTAA
- a CDS encoding PilZ domain-containing protein, with product MKGLLFTRDAQVLSVMNQVLDNFEIDTEVCLDSVTALDAVTTLKLDTVIIDWSGSEESTRVLGSMRNSEQNAKSTVLAMVSGDPEMRAARSAGANFIMFKPMNVDQAMRFLRAAYGNMLLQRRRATRCPADIPVVATVTGAGPIEGQIIDISVHGLAFRCTHDIQVDQQISMSFKLPGTSLPIHITGTVKNVITPDSGIRVGICFSSVPHNEIALLEQWISDHLPALPSRVASPEAGKETR from the coding sequence ATGAAAGGCCTTTTGTTCACCCGCGACGCTCAGGTGCTTTCCGTAATGAACCAGGTGCTGGATAATTTTGAAATTGATACTGAGGTTTGTCTTGATTCTGTGACCGCATTGGATGCAGTGACCACCTTGAAGCTGGATACCGTGATCATAGATTGGAGCGGTAGCGAGGAATCCACGCGAGTCTTGGGCTCCATGCGTAATTCTGAGCAAAACGCCAAGTCCACGGTCTTGGCCATGGTCAGCGGAGATCCCGAAATGCGGGCTGCGAGGAGTGCTGGAGCAAACTTCATCATGTTCAAGCCCATGAATGTTGATCAGGCCATGCGTTTTCTGCGCGCCGCCTACGGAAACATGCTCCTTCAACGCCGGCGGGCAACACGCTGTCCGGCCGACATTCCGGTAGTTGCAACTGTAACCGGAGCAGGACCGATCGAGGGTCAAATCATCGATATCAGCGTCCATGGGTTGGCATTTCGGTGTACCCACGACATACAAGTCGATCAACAGATTTCGATGTCATTCAAACTCCCGGGAACATCGCTGCCTATTCATATAACCGGAACAGTGAAGAACGTGATCACTCCCGACAGCGGCATACGGGTCGGCATTTGTTTTTCTTCAGTACCTCACAATGAGATCGCTTTGCTCGAGCAATGGATTTCCGATCATTTGCCCGCACTACCCAGCCGCGTGGCTTCTCCAGAAGCTGGAAAAGAGACGCGCTAG